Proteins encoded by one window of Terriglobales bacterium:
- a CDS encoding bifunctional nuclease family protein has product MEVEMKIRGLMMDPVTNMPIVILKDVSGDAVLPIWVGIYEANAIALEIEKVTTPRPMTHDLIKNLLVGLDTQVHKVVVSDLREDTFFAVIWLEREGRVISVDSRPSDALALALRLDCPIFVEDTVLKSSKLASSVTDKVSSEELRKWLENLNDEDLGRYKM; this is encoded by the coding sequence ATGGAAGTCGAAATGAAAATCCGCGGGCTGATGATGGACCCGGTCACCAACATGCCCATCGTGATCCTCAAAGACGTTTCCGGTGACGCCGTGCTGCCCATCTGGGTCGGCATCTACGAGGCCAACGCCATCGCGCTCGAGATCGAGAAGGTCACCACCCCCCGGCCCATGACCCACGACCTCATCAAGAACCTGCTGGTGGGGCTGGATACTCAGGTGCACAAAGTCGTGGTGAGCGACTTGCGCGAGGACACCTTCTTCGCCGTCATCTGGCTGGAGCGCGAAGGCCGCGTCATCAGCGTGGACTCCCGCCCCTCGGACGCCCTCGCCCTGGCCCTGCGCCTCGATTGCCCCATCTTCGTCGAGGATACGGTGCTCAAGTCCTCCAAGCTTGCCAGCTCCGTGACTGACAAGGTGTCGAGCGAAGAGCTGCGCAAGTGGCTGGAGAACCTGAACGACGAGGACCTGGGCCGATACAAGATGTGA